In Pectinophora gossypiella chromosome 17, ilPecGoss1.1, whole genome shotgun sequence, one DNA window encodes the following:
- the LOC126374456 gene encoding ceramide-1-phosphate transfer protein: MSNDNNLDLHYVQQSFQRSLKEDDDVIIEAYIDGYNELVKFLNLIGTVFSFVSSDVKSKIKVMEKHREGEHAVYYDSFQKMMKYEKDTNLHEKSGFVSGSRTMLRLHRGLDFIRLFLKRISEAEDSANTCAVCQAAYNETLAEFHPWYIRKAATLAMHALPHRPDLLKKIFGNDESLTAALAILPQTLSSCDEVYQRVQRLYTEFDFHGLP; encoded by the exons ATGTCGAACGATAATAACTTGGATTTGCACTATGTGCAGCAGTCCTTTCAACGTAGTTTGAAAGAAGACGACGACGTGATCATAGAGGCTTACATAGATGGATACAATGAGCTAGTCAA ATTCCTAAACTTAATAGGCACAGTATTTTCGTTCGTAAGCAGCGATGTGAAGTCGAAGATCAAAGTGATGGAGAAACACAGGGAGGGCGAGCATGCGGTCTACTACGACTCCTTCCAGAAGATGATGAAGTATGAGAAGGACACCAACTTGCACGAAAAGAGCGGTTTCGTCTCTGGGTCCAGGACTATGTTGCGGTTGCATAGAGGTTTGG ACTTCATCCGTCTCTTCCTGAAGCGCATAAGCGAGGCGGAAGACTCCGCGAACACGTGCGCGGTCTGCCAAGCGGCGTACAACGAGACGTTAGCGGAGTTCCACCCCTGGTACATCAGGAAAGCAGCCACCCTTGCCATGCACGCGCTGCCGCACCGTCCCGACCTGCTCAAAAAG ATCTTCGGAAACGATGAAAGCCTGACTGCTGCGTTAGCCATCTTGCCTCAAACCCTCTCGTCTTGCGACGAGGTCTACCAGCGAGTCCAGAGACTGTACACTGAGTTCGACTTCCACGGACTACCCTAA